The Nonlabens spongiae genome contains a region encoding:
- a CDS encoding winged helix-turn-helix domain-containing protein, protein MSLISKLNKAFDHRIRLGIMSILVVNDHADFKSLKELLDVTDGNLASHSKALEKENFIRVEKTFINRKPNTKYIATDEGKNAFQEHITALEKIISKND, encoded by the coding sequence ATGAGCTTAATCAGTAAATTAAATAAAGCTTTTGACCATCGCATAAGATTGGGCATCATGTCCATACTCGTGGTGAACGATCATGCCGATTTTAAATCGCTCAAGGAACTGCTTGATGTGACTGACGGGAACTTAGCCAGTCATTCAAAAGCTTTGGAAAAAGAAAATTTCATTAGAGTGGAAAAAACTTTCATCAACCGGAAACCAAATACTAAGTACATCGCAACAGATGAAGGAAAAAACGCCTTTCAAGAACATATTACTGCCCTTGAAAAAATCATTTCTAAAAATGACTGA
- a CDS encoding Calx-beta domain-containing protein — protein MKQLITFISVISMLFVSVDANSQTVFDLSPETTTDNTPTNVQETVDGITMTVSAITTSGPNTLFIASAPSGFGTVGLAVHSSASQASRETIVSFSSSVDVASINVASGALGSRTWTFTPTGGSNSAVTETRAFDGNHLISLNFTGITAITITSSRAGVDAEQIGVDKVTLAAPTCNLSASITSLTNVNCNGDSTGSLTVTASSGTANYNYSWTRNGSSYTSVSGSSSNSNTISNLPAGVYEVTVEDSNGCTDTTSATITQPTALSATITSQFNVTCNGGNDGRITISPSGGTSPYSYEWNDSQTTATASGLAAGVYSVTVTDALGCQTTANNITVTEPMALSATASGTNPTTPGGIDGTVTASVTGGTGPFTYLWNIGATTETITGLAAGTYTVTVRDRNNCLAADSSVTLTDPKEFSINDSSIAEGNSGTSPITFTVSLSSPAPAGGATVDYATSDDTATSGSDYVPSSGTLSFSVGETSKTIDVSALGDLRVEADETFNLTLSNPTGTNVNIGDATGTGTITNNDSATVTIADVNVNEGSRTATVRLVLNNAVQGGLSVGVSTSDATATAGQDYTAVTSASETFAGTAGEEETLTVSITNDAIVENDETISVAMSNLVPTNSGIDPANINITDTATITVFDNDTATVTIADVSGNEDDGAITVTVTVDNAVDGGFDVNVNTADGTTTTANNDYFAVVNQTLNFAGTAGESETFTITPIADSNIEQNETLTVSMSSLVPVTVSSSDINITDTATVTILNDDFVNGLQVAAMDTVYLIDFDNTVAGVNNGEFEGGGLSPSPASGQLDSNGLRIEGLSDGDTSFGGSHASGDFTRGGSTGGVSTGGLYAFDVSNGGTSDIALGVQPVGSDFTPGAIILKFENRTGSTITDLNIAYEVLVRNNEARGNSITFETGSDFNNTTAVNGLDYETPAATDGIFNTSWRRSLFQTNVSVSIADGAEYYLKWNSDDATGSGNRDEFAIDDIQIVANSNTTAPVVTGDFEDLFIDGTYSLQNTVNVEGRLNVSGGSLVTNDNLTMKSINYSGTIRTAILDPVLNGGSINGNVTVEQFYPANRAFRFVNSPVLNISSTIFDNWQEGGSNTPGFGTQITGGTASDGFDQSTSNNPSAFLYDPTGTSGTTGWIAMGSTPSGTFVPNQTPLLSSFGFRLLIRGDRTVSLTDQNAPATSTVLRSTGSLVTGDYTVDGDMFSSQIAFGADGSFYLAPNPYQAQVDLAQALNGTNSEDINQGTYWFYQPATQNYVAYDLVTGGVQNGVSQFIQPGQAFFVQTDEASGSTAGYAPSFTYTEFMKSTDVTATATYSQPAGSYTIRMFTPETMGGAIATDMVRGFINPGFANGIDTGDALKITGESEQLGILSNGTLLSNERREAFMDGEVVPLQISQMDNGSYSFELNFQLPDHEVYLVDNHLNTRVLIDQSQITNYSFDVDLSDAGSFAADRFQLEFETVTLSSGDLAFAKAVQLYPNPVTGDVLNISGLQAGDVELTITNMLGQRVTQLKKSTTNGSVEVLGNDAFDAGVYLITIVQNGQSTTKRFIIK, from the coding sequence ATGAAACAATTAATTACTTTTATTTCGGTAATAAGCATGCTTTTTGTAAGCGTAGATGCAAATTCACAAACCGTCTTTGACCTGAGTCCTGAAACAACTACCGATAATACGCCCACAAATGTTCAAGAAACGGTAGACGGCATTACCATGACAGTAAGTGCTATAACTACAAGTGGCCCTAATACTTTATTTATAGCATCGGCTCCATCTGGTTTTGGGACAGTTGGATTGGCAGTCCATAGCTCGGCTTCTCAGGCAAGTAGAGAGACGATAGTCAGTTTTAGTTCATCGGTAGATGTTGCTTCTATAAATGTAGCTTCGGGTGCATTAGGTAGTAGAACTTGGACTTTTACTCCTACTGGTGGCAGTAATTCTGCGGTGACAGAAACTAGAGCCTTTGACGGGAATCATCTAATCTCATTGAACTTTACAGGAATTACCGCGATCACAATTACTTCAAGTAGAGCTGGAGTTGATGCGGAACAGATTGGAGTTGATAAAGTGACCCTAGCGGCCCCTACCTGCAACCTGTCTGCCAGCATAACTTCACTGACCAATGTAAATTGTAATGGTGACAGCACAGGATCACTGACCGTAACGGCTTCCAGCGGCACGGCAAACTATAATTATTCATGGACTAGAAATGGCTCAAGTTATACTTCGGTTTCTGGTAGCTCTTCTAACTCAAATACAATTTCAAACCTTCCAGCAGGAGTCTATGAGGTTACTGTTGAAGACAGCAATGGATGCACAGATACAACAAGTGCTACGATAACACAGCCTACTGCCCTTTCTGCGACCATTACTTCCCAGTTCAACGTAACCTGCAACGGAGGCAATGACGGTAGGATTACCATTTCACCCAGCGGAGGTACAAGTCCCTATTCTTATGAATGGAATGATAGTCAGACTACGGCAACCGCTTCAGGCCTCGCAGCAGGCGTTTATTCTGTTACGGTAACTGATGCGCTAGGCTGTCAAACAACTGCAAATAATATTACTGTGACCGAACCTATGGCCTTGTCAGCTACAGCAAGCGGAACTAATCCTACGACACCAGGTGGCATAGATGGTACGGTAACTGCGTCTGTGACAGGAGGGACAGGGCCCTTTACCTATTTGTGGAACATAGGTGCCACCACCGAAACAATTACCGGACTGGCTGCCGGCACCTACACAGTGACCGTAAGAGACAGGAATAATTGCCTCGCAGCAGATTCCAGCGTGACATTGACTGATCCCAAAGAATTTTCAATCAACGACTCTTCAATAGCTGAAGGGAATTCAGGAACAAGTCCAATTACTTTTACGGTTAGTCTGAGCAGTCCAGCACCAGCTGGAGGAGCAACCGTAGATTATGCCACCAGCGATGATACTGCAACATCAGGATCTGATTATGTGCCTAGCAGTGGTACATTGAGCTTTTCAGTTGGAGAGACATCTAAAACTATTGATGTAAGCGCACTGGGAGATCTACGAGTTGAAGCAGATGAAACTTTCAATCTCACATTGAGTAATCCTACTGGGACAAACGTGAATATAGGTGATGCAACAGGAACAGGTACGATCACGAACAATGACTCCGCCACGGTAACCATCGCAGATGTCAATGTGAACGAGGGATCAAGGACGGCTACGGTGCGTCTGGTATTGAACAACGCCGTACAGGGCGGCCTCAGTGTAGGTGTAAGCACCTCAGATGCCACGGCAACCGCTGGCCAGGACTATACCGCCGTAACCAGTGCTTCAGAGACCTTTGCGGGAACCGCTGGAGAAGAGGAGACCCTTACCGTCTCGATAACAAACGATGCGATCGTCGAGAATGATGAAACCATAAGTGTCGCCATGAGCAACCTGGTGCCCACCAACTCCGGTATCGACCCTGCAAACATCAATATTACGGATACGGCAACCATTACCGTATTTGACAATGACACGGCCACGGTGACCATTGCAGACGTGAGCGGCAACGAGGATGATGGTGCCATTACCGTTACGGTAACGGTCGACAATGCGGTTGATGGTGGTTTCGACGTGAATGTCAATACTGCTGACGGTACGACCACCACAGCAAACAACGATTATTTTGCCGTGGTAAATCAAACCTTGAACTTTGCCGGCACTGCAGGAGAGAGCGAGACCTTTACCATTACCCCCATTGCAGATAGCAACATTGAGCAGAACGAGACCCTTACGGTAAGCATGTCAAGCCTGGTTCCGGTTACCGTATCCAGTTCTGACATCAACATCACCGATACAGCCACGGTGACCATTCTCAACGATGATTTCGTTAACGGCCTCCAAGTAGCTGCAATGGATACGGTCTACCTGATCGATTTTGACAACACGGTAGCTGGAGTAAACAATGGAGAATTTGAGGGCGGCGGCCTGAGTCCTAGTCCTGCATCTGGACAGCTGGACAGCAACGGTCTCAGGATTGAGGGTCTATCCGATGGGGATACCAGTTTTGGTGGCAGCCATGCCTCTGGAGACTTCACCCGAGGCGGCTCTACAGGTGGCGTCTCAACCGGTGGGCTCTATGCCTTTGACGTTTCCAACGGAGGAACTTCAGACATAGCACTTGGCGTACAGCCAGTTGGTAGCGACTTCACTCCGGGAGCGATCATACTGAAATTTGAGAACCGTACGGGAAGCACGATCACCGACCTGAACATCGCCTACGAGGTGTTGGTAAGAAACAATGAGGCGCGAGGAAACTCCATCACCTTTGAGACCGGTAGCGACTTCAACAACACCACGGCAGTAAACGGACTGGACTATGAGACTCCAGCCGCGACGGACGGAATCTTCAACACGAGCTGGAGACGAAGCCTCTTCCAGACCAATGTGAGCGTCAGCATCGCAGATGGTGCGGAGTACTACCTGAAGTGGAACAGCGACGATGCTACCGGAAGTGGTAACAGAGACGAGTTTGCGATCGATGACATCCAGATCGTTGCCAACTCGAACACTACCGCACCTGTAGTAACTGGAGACTTTGAAGACCTCTTCATCGATGGGACCTATTCCCTGCAGAACACGGTAAACGTGGAGGGAAGGTTGAACGTATCAGGCGGAAGCCTTGTGACCAACGACAACCTCACCATGAAGAGCATCAATTACTCGGGAACGATCAGGACGGCAATACTTGATCCGGTACTCAATGGCGGTAGCATCAACGGAAACGTGACCGTGGAGCAGTTCTACCCGGCAAACAGGGCGTTTAGGTTTGTGAATAGTCCAGTTTTAAATATAAGCTCAACAATTTTTGACAACTGGCAGGAGGGAGGCAGCAATACACCAGGTTTTGGAACACAGATTACTGGTGGGACCGCCAGTGATGGCTTTGACCAGAGTACCAGTAACAACCCCTCGGCATTTTTATATGATCCCACCGGGACCAGTGGTACTACGGGCTGGATAGCGATGGGAAGTACCCCCTCAGGTACATTTGTCCCCAACCAGACCCCTTTGCTGAGCTCGTTTGGGTTCAGGCTCTTGATACGTGGCGATCGTACGGTATCCCTGACCGACCAGAATGCACCGGCTACTTCAACGGTGCTCAGGTCCACCGGTTCACTCGTGACCGGAGACTATACGGTAGATGGAGATATGTTCTCCAGCCAGATAGCCTTCGGCGCCGACGGTAGCTTCTATCTGGCTCCAAACCCGTATCAGGCTCAAGTGGATCTTGCACAGGCACTCAATGGGACAAATAGTGAAGACATCAACCAGGGAACCTACTGGTTCTACCAGCCAGCCACACAAAACTATGTGGCCTACGACCTTGTTACGGGAGGAGTGCAGAATGGCGTGAGTCAATTTATCCAGCCGGGCCAGGCATTCTTCGTGCAGACTGACGAGGCGAGCGGTAGCACCGCAGGTTATGCTCCCAGTTTCACCTATACGGAGTTCATGAAAAGTACTGACGTCACCGCAACGGCGACCTATAGTCAGCCTGCGGGATCGTACACCATCAGAATGTTCACTCCAGAAACCATGGGTGGAGCCATCGCGACGGATATGGTCAGAGGTTTTATCAATCCAGGGTTCGCCAACGGCATCGACACGGGTGACGCGCTCAAGATCACCGGTGAGAGCGAGCAACTGGGAATCCTGAGCAACGGGACGCTGCTGAGCAACGAGCGCAGGGAGGCATTCATGGACGGTGAGGTCGTACCGCTACAGATCAGCCAGATGGATAACGGTAGCTATAGTTTTGAGCTGAACTTCCAGTTGCCAGATCACGAGGTGTATCTTGTGGACAATCACCTAAACACGAGGGTGCTGATCGATCAGAGCCAGATAACGAATTATTCTTTTGATGTGGACTTAAGCGATGCAGGTAGCTTTGCAGCCGATCGATTCCAGCTGGAGTTTGAAACGGTGACCTTGAGTAGTGGAGATCTCGCTTTCGCGAAAGCGGTACAGCTCTACCCAAATCCCGTGACTGGGGATGTGTTGAATATCTCAGGCCTACAGGCCGGAGATGTGGAACTCACCATCACAAACATGCTGGGACAACGCGTGACTCAATTGAAAAAATCTACAACAAATGGATCTGTTGAGGTTCTGGGGAACGATGCATTTGATGCGGGAGTTTACTTAATCACCATAGTGCAAAATGGACAAAGCACGACTAAGCGTTTTATCATCAAATAA
- a CDS encoding response regulator transcription factor, whose product MNNLTIKLGIVDDETLIVSLLSSYFEKLNDFNVVLTAESGEHLLSQLESGQEKPEILLLDINMGGMSGIETLNHLRKKYDDIQVIVMSSHYKKNFTGFMLKNGVAAFIPKGISPQALSDIIRHVKNHDYYFLPEQMEVVRKQISSRSPEPILDTKKSLSEREIDVLQLICQQKTSQEISEKLHVTKSTVEGHKRSIFAKTNTKNIAGLVIFAVQNEIVDINNLNVEF is encoded by the coding sequence ATGAATAATCTGACCATAAAACTAGGAATTGTAGATGATGAGACACTTATAGTTTCATTGCTGTCATCATATTTTGAAAAGCTGAATGATTTCAATGTTGTCCTCACGGCAGAGAGTGGTGAGCACCTGCTATCTCAACTAGAATCAGGACAAGAAAAGCCTGAAATTCTCTTGCTTGACATCAATATGGGAGGAATGAGTGGCATAGAGACTCTCAATCACTTGAGAAAAAAATATGATGACATACAGGTTATAGTGATGTCTTCCCATTATAAAAAGAATTTCACGGGATTCATGTTAAAAAACGGAGTGGCGGCCTTCATCCCCAAAGGTATTTCCCCACAAGCCCTTTCAGATATCATAAGGCATGTAAAAAACCACGATTACTATTTTTTGCCGGAACAAATGGAGGTCGTGCGCAAACAAATTTCAAGTAGATCACCTGAACCTATTCTAGATACAAAGAAAAGCTTGAGTGAACGTGAGATTGACGTATTACAACTCATCTGCCAGCAAAAAACCTCACAAGAGATATCTGAAAAACTGCATGTCACAAAGAGTACCGTAGAGGGACATAAACGCAGCATATTTGCTAAAACCAATACTAAGAACATTGCCGGGCTGGTGATCTTTGCGGTTCAGAATGAAATAGTTGATATCAACAACCTCAACGTAGAATTTTGA
- a CDS encoding DUF1801 domain-containing protein — protein MHEALQYIEDLPEPFVQVARELHLMIMERSDSMKLEFKWSLPFYKLDGKMFCFINFRKDYLDLGLMNGIHLEDSFGKLVDGENRKRLRSLRFTDLEDIANNRTEFYLEQATGFQS, from the coding sequence ATGCATGAAGCGTTACAGTACATAGAAGATCTTCCAGAACCGTTTGTTCAAGTTGCAAGAGAACTACACCTGATGATCATGGAACGTTCTGATTCCATGAAATTAGAATTCAAATGGAGTCTTCCATTTTACAAACTCGATGGCAAGATGTTCTGTTTTATTAATTTCAGGAAGGATTATCTCGATCTAGGATTAATGAATGGTATTCATTTAGAAGACAGTTTTGGCAAGCTGGTGGATGGCGAAAATAGAAAGCGTTTACGCTCGTTGAGATTTACGGATCTTGAAGATATCGCAAACAATCGTACAGAATTTTATCTGGAACAAGCAACAGGATTTCAATCATAA
- a CDS encoding DUF4153 domain-containing protein, with protein MKTKIIAIIGGISFATLFYDQRLGLNCLLLSIFFILILFQNVKRIQEKWSILWSGIGMLLSAAAVTLHGSNMAVAFYFFSSFLFIGCVAQSQVSSYLAFFNGVYTTVFGSFHGVFYPDEKTPQESGENRDYSQLARISLIPLGLSVIFIFVYYQINPIFSNWVDAIDLGVIDYLWFFTAILGSWITANISRTATIKEWVEKDLSTENSLKPSTSISNRLSSIKNEIQTGTVSLIALNVLLVVFLISEFVFVSNIQEYPASVLSDAVHAGVYASIASIVLAIVLILIFFRGDLNFVEKNTTLKNLSYLWIGLNVLLTLSVLFKTYIYIDQYGLSLKRIGVLMYLSLCVIGLFTTYLKISRKLNFVYLLRRNATIGFTSLLLFSFINWSSVVTKYNIENEFIDYHQFSNLLPQNAAELQQYDLLPEVNEFRRSRYISEFDLAEYQDRNWQEYNGVAASINAQNNKDDQ; from the coding sequence ATGAAAACTAAAATCATCGCAATAATCGGAGGCATTTCATTTGCCACTTTATTTTATGACCAACGTCTGGGTCTTAACTGTCTTCTACTCTCCATCTTCTTTATTCTGATTTTATTCCAAAACGTCAAACGTATTCAAGAGAAGTGGTCCATATTGTGGTCTGGAATAGGTATGCTGTTATCTGCTGCAGCGGTAACTTTACATGGATCCAATATGGCTGTCGCCTTTTATTTCTTCAGTTCATTTTTATTCATAGGATGCGTAGCGCAATCTCAGGTAAGCAGTTATCTCGCTTTTTTTAATGGGGTTTATACCACGGTTTTCGGTTCCTTTCATGGGGTTTTCTATCCAGATGAGAAAACACCACAGGAATCTGGAGAAAATCGAGACTACTCACAACTTGCCAGGATCAGTTTGATTCCTTTAGGGCTATCGGTCATATTCATCTTTGTTTACTATCAGATCAATCCTATTTTTAGTAATTGGGTTGATGCTATTGATCTAGGAGTAATCGACTATCTATGGTTTTTTACGGCTATACTTGGGTCATGGATCACGGCAAATATCTCACGCACGGCAACCATCAAGGAGTGGGTGGAGAAAGATCTCAGCACAGAAAATAGTTTGAAACCATCTACCTCTATTTCAAATAGGCTTAGTAGCATCAAAAACGAGATTCAAACGGGAACGGTTTCTCTAATTGCGCTAAATGTATTACTTGTGGTATTTCTGATATCAGAATTTGTATTTGTTTCAAATATTCAGGAGTATCCAGCCTCAGTACTTTCTGATGCTGTGCACGCAGGTGTTTACGCAAGCATTGCCAGTATCGTTCTTGCCATAGTTTTGATTTTAATTTTCTTCAGAGGTGATTTGAATTTTGTAGAAAAAAATACGACACTTAAAAACCTCAGTTATTTATGGATAGGTCTGAATGTACTACTTACCCTTTCTGTATTGTTCAAGACCTATATTTACATAGACCAGTATGGATTGAGCCTTAAGAGAATAGGAGTCTTAATGTATCTGAGCCTATGCGTTATCGGGTTATTTACTACCTATCTTAAGATCAGTCGTAAACTCAATTTTGTGTATTTGTTGCGGCGCAATGCGACCATTGGTTTCACGAGTCTTCTTTTGTTCTCCTTTATCAATTGGTCTTCTGTAGTTACCAAGTACAATATTGAAAATGAGTTTATAGATTATCATCAGTTTTCTAACCTATTGCCTCAAAATGCTGCAGAGCTCCAGCAATACGATCTTCTACCAGAGGTGAATGAATTTAGAAGGTCTAGATATATTTCTGAATTTGATTTGGCTGAATACCAAGATCGCAATTGGCAAGAGTACAATGGTGTGGCTGCTAGTATTAACGCTCAGAATAATAAAGATGATCAATAG
- a CDS encoding DUF1361 domain-containing protein — protein MESLRYSFLVWNLFLAGIPFYIAFWINRFKSQNNPRWSTHIKSAVVYGASCLWLLFLPNSFYIITDFIHLRYVTAFQFYFDALILSSFSLSALILGSASVLLIYKTLFPDKTIVTQLLFFISCSILNAIGVYLGRVLRWNSWDVVFNPRGLLYDILDLFQYNYINKRIWLAMLGLSGIYLASLYLSKKFFHV, from the coding sequence ATGGAATCGTTACGGTATTCATTTTTAGTCTGGAATCTTTTTCTAGCTGGCATACCCTTTTATATAGCGTTTTGGATTAACCGTTTCAAATCTCAAAACAACCCTAGATGGTCTACACATATTAAGTCTGCTGTAGTTTATGGAGCAAGTTGTCTATGGCTATTGTTTTTGCCTAACTCCTTTTATATCATCACAGATTTTATTCATTTGCGATACGTGACTGCCTTTCAATTCTATTTTGACGCATTGATATTATCAAGTTTTAGCTTAAGTGCGCTTATCCTAGGCAGCGCGAGCGTTCTTCTTATTTATAAAACCCTGTTCCCAGACAAGACGATAGTCACCCAGTTATTATTTTTCATAAGCTGCTCCATATTAAACGCTATAGGTGTTTATCTGGGTCGAGTGCTCCGCTGGAATTCATGGGATGTAGTTTTTAATCCTCGAGGCTTGCTTTACGACATACTTGATTTGTTTCAATACAACTACATCAACAAACGTATATGGCTTGCGATGCTGGGACTCAGCGGGATCTATCTTGCATCTCTTTACCTCTCTAAAAAATTCTTCCATGTCTAA
- a CDS encoding phage tail protein produces the protein MNDFLGQIIMFGGNFAIRDYAICGGQLMSISSNSALFSLLGTTFGGDGRTTFGLPDLRGRSPIGVGHGPGLQNYVWGERGGLEYVTLNQLEMPIHTHQVFGSGSQSSNLELSTDDGIRDVPVAGDVPAVGNYPGSLGPEKTKNFGPATNVVAGQALPGFNPSSVQLGTSGGSQSHENRSPFLAIYFLIALTGVYPSRN, from the coding sequence ATGAATGATTTTCTTGGTCAAATTATTATGTTCGGTGGCAATTTTGCCATCAGGGATTACGCCATTTGCGGCGGTCAGTTGATGTCCATCAGTTCTAACAGCGCTTTATTTTCGCTTTTGGGCACCACCTTTGGAGGTGATGGTCGTACAACCTTCGGTCTACCTGATTTAAGAGGGCGTTCACCTATCGGTGTAGGTCATGGCCCTGGACTTCAAAATTATGTTTGGGGTGAAAGAGGTGGTCTTGAATATGTTACGTTGAATCAATTGGAAATGCCCATTCACACGCATCAAGTTTTCGGTTCAGGCTCTCAAAGTTCTAACTTAGAGCTAAGCACAGATGATGGGATACGCGATGTTCCAGTTGCAGGCGATGTTCCGGCAGTTGGTAATTACCCTGGAAGTTTAGGCCCTGAAAAAACAAAGAATTTTGGTCCAGCGACTAATGTTGTTGCCGGACAAGCCTTACCTGGGTTCAATCCTTCTAGTGTGCAGTTAGGTACAAGCGGTGGCAGTCAGAGTCATGAGAACCGTTCACCTTTCCTAGCGATTTACTTCTTGATTGCTTTAACAGGAGTTTATCCATCACGTAACTAA
- a CDS encoding ABC transporter substrate-binding protein → MAKSLDIGLMMPYSSIYPMGKLFKNGLIEILDHHKDEIDYTLHQEFVGPASIEEVNKADDKHASYNDVDIVSGIVNSRTVAEASASFKKGTQYHFANLGEHLYDQKRLPDHVAIESRSIWKEVYALTNYAYNSISKNGAYAASFYDTGYAYAQMVDVALKDNGKKDFLPVLVSQIPPPGQPSNVEEVVDRIERLMPDWIFAAFCGSEATRFLKAFYKKGLHKKIKLLGLSFFSEKLLELDTDEVAVLSVLETTEDSLDISEYNKNHFYNLGRNSARSILLQNGIESQNQKTGIGKSIFSCKMKDAGGLYLEKVQSAKQIKMNNKHIQEILKQPASVWQNPYMCI, encoded by the coding sequence ATGGCTAAAAGTTTAGACATAGGCCTTATGATGCCTTATTCCTCTATTTATCCCATGGGGAAATTATTCAAAAATGGCTTGATTGAGATTTTGGATCACCATAAAGATGAAATAGACTATACGCTTCACCAAGAGTTTGTGGGACCTGCATCAATTGAGGAGGTGAATAAGGCAGATGATAAGCATGCATCGTACAACGATGTGGATATTGTCTCGGGAATCGTGAATTCGCGTACCGTTGCTGAAGCCTCAGCGTCGTTCAAAAAAGGCACCCAATATCATTTCGCAAATTTAGGCGAGCATTTATATGATCAAAAAAGGCTACCTGACCATGTAGCTATTGAAAGCCGTTCCATTTGGAAGGAGGTTTATGCGCTAACTAACTATGCTTACAACAGTATCTCTAAAAATGGAGCATATGCAGCATCCTTCTATGACACGGGATATGCCTATGCGCAAATGGTGGATGTTGCTCTTAAGGATAATGGGAAAAAGGATTTTCTGCCTGTCTTAGTGTCTCAAATCCCACCACCTGGACAGCCTTCAAATGTAGAAGAGGTTGTTGATCGTATTGAACGACTCATGCCTGATTGGATTTTTGCTGCTTTTTGTGGTAGTGAAGCAACTAGGTTTTTGAAAGCTTTCTACAAAAAGGGATTGCACAAAAAAATCAAGCTTTTAGGTCTCTCTTTCTTTTCTGAGAAGCTTCTCGAGCTGGACACAGATGAGGTTGCGGTTTTAAGTGTATTAGAAACTACCGAAGACTCACTCGATATCTCGGAATATAACAAAAACCACTTTTATAATCTGGGTAGAAATTCGGCAAGAAGTATTTTATTGCAAAATGGAATAGAAAGTCAAAACCAGAAAACTGGAATCGGTAAGTCCATATTCTCCTGTAAAATGAAAGATGCTGGTGGCCTTTATCTGGAAAAAGTGCAATCAGCTAAGCAAATCAAAATGAATAACAAGCACATTCAAGAAATTTTGAAACAGCCTGCTTCAGTCTGGCAAAATCCTTACATGTGCATCTAA
- a CDS encoding sensor histidine kinase — protein MEQWKDPDIILLWILLGLGFLTMLLVFIIVLTRLIIRNAVAAKTKENQLKLANQQQLIQASITAQEKERGRLAADIHDGLISKLNGLKLQAEIQYADTAVGIVEGLDRCIMTARRISHDLSPPLIEHSSMEDVIEEVIEPYRSSLAITTRIGMLKNIDYSSEKKIQVMRIMEEVTMNVHKHANASELYVRWRGNPTHSLLYVKDDGDGFAMDESKTGLGLQNLESRTQFLNGLIKIHSTLNHGTSILLCFPNN, from the coding sequence ATGGAGCAATGGAAAGACCCGGATATAATATTGTTATGGATCCTATTGGGACTAGGATTTTTGACGATGTTGCTGGTCTTTATAATAGTCTTAACCCGTCTGATCATACGCAATGCGGTAGCTGCAAAGACTAAAGAAAATCAATTAAAATTGGCTAATCAGCAACAACTCATACAAGCATCCATCACTGCCCAAGAAAAGGAGCGAGGGCGACTGGCCGCTGACATACATGATGGTCTCATCAGCAAGCTGAATGGCCTTAAGTTACAAGCTGAGATTCAATACGCAGACACCGCCGTAGGTATAGTAGAGGGTCTTGACAGGTGCATAATGACAGCTAGACGCATCTCTCACGATTTGAGCCCACCATTGATAGAACATTCTTCCATGGAAGACGTGATTGAAGAAGTAATAGAGCCTTATCGATCTTCCCTAGCGATTACTACGAGAATAGGAATGTTGAAAAACATTGACTACTCCTCAGAAAAGAAGATTCAAGTGATGAGAATCATGGAGGAAGTAACGATGAATGTTCACAAACATGCAAATGCGTCAGAGCTTTATGTGCGATGGAGAGGCAATCCTACACACAGTCTACTTTATGTAAAGGATGATGGTGATGGCTTTGCAATGGATGAATCAAAAACTGGATTGGGTCTTCAAAATCTGGAATCAAGAACTCAATTTCTGAACGGCCTGATTAAGATACATAGTACCCTTAATCATGGAACATCGATCCTTTTATGTTTTCCAAACAATTAA
- a CDS encoding ribosomal maturation YjgA family protein, which translates to MSKRFPRYYYLVATLVIFVTEVVIALYVNDAVIRPFLGDVLATILVYTFIMGVSNGKPLPVASLALFISFCVEIAQFFELVYRLNLDQYKFALVVLGTSFSLWDLVMYCLGFFLICVVEWYYAFAKAEQSSLPRQ; encoded by the coding sequence ATGTCTAAGAGATTTCCTAGATACTACTATTTAGTAGCCACACTAGTGATATTTGTAACTGAAGTGGTAATCGCGTTATATGTAAATGATGCTGTAATCAGACCCTTTTTAGGCGATGTACTTGCTACGATTTTAGTTTACACATTTATAATGGGAGTGAGTAATGGGAAGCCATTACCAGTTGCATCGCTGGCATTGTTTATAAGCTTCTGTGTAGAAATTGCTCAGTTTTTCGAGTTGGTTTATCGGTTAAACCTAGATCAATATAAATTTGCACTTGTTGTTCTGGGGACAAGTTTCTCTTTATGGGATCTCGTGATGTACTGCCTGGGGTTCTTTTTAATCTGTGTTGTTGAATGGTATTACGCTTTCGCGAAAGCGGAACAATCATCATTACCTCGTCAGTAA